The Epinephelus fuscoguttatus linkage group LG19, E.fuscoguttatus.final_Chr_v1 genome contains the following window.
CCCACGACTAATTGCAAAAGGGTATGAGATATTTTGGTTGGTTACAACAGAGGCAGTAGGGTGTGAGTACATGATCTCAATCCACTTCATAAAGGACGAGCCAAATCCAAATTTTTTAAGTGTGAACAACGTATACGGCCACTCCACTTGATCAAACGCATGCTGTGTATCTAAAGAGATTACTATGTCTCCTCTATACTGTATACGAAATGTGGAACAGCCGACGCAAGTTAAAGTACACATGTCTACCTGGCATAAAACCTGTTTGGTCAGGATGGATAACAGAACGAATGTGCTCCTTTAATCTGTTGGCTAAGACTTTCCCAAGGATTTTGGTTTCAATAGGTAGCAGGGAGATAGGGCGTTATGAAGAGACCAGGTTAGGATCATGACCAGGTTTGGGGATAAGTAAAATATTGGCCTTATATAGAGTGGGAGGTAGCCTAGAGATCAGCATTGAGTGATTCAACATATGTAGTATGAAAGGGGATAGTTCAATACAAAAGCCATCTGGTCCCGCTGCCTTATTGTTGGGGAGGAAATCACTTCCTCAATCTCACTCAAATTGATATCTGCATCTAGTGAGGACGAAGATTCTCTTTAAAGTTTAGTTCAGCTTCTCGAGAAAATGTTTGATCATCCCAGGATCGGATCCGCCGTGTGACTGATAGATTTGTTGATAAAAATTagcaaaacatttattaatttttccAGGGTCTGTCAGAAGAGTCCCATCATTCGTCTTGATAGAGTGTGTGGACCTGGATGCCTGAGATTGTCTTAACTGTCGGGCAAGTAACCTATAAGGTTTATCACCAAGCTCAAAAACTTTTGTCTTACTTGGACCAGCAACCgtgaaatatttgtggacaATATGGAGTTGTACTCATATCTTAATGCTGAGATCTTCTTTAGTAATTCAGGTTGATTAGTTTCTCtatgcagctcttctagatCTGATAATTGATTATGTATTTCAGTTAACCTTGCTTTagattttcttttatatttcctCCATTTCTGTATCAAGCTCTTGTTTCAGTAAATTTAACATGTCCACAAGTTTGAAGAAGGCTTTAGACTGAACAATAACATCTTCATTctctcacatttttattttgcctcTGTGATAgcgatagctgtggccagaggcattatttTTAGGGGTTGTCCATTCCTTCATCTGTACGTCcatgtgtctgtctcattctcgtggaTGCGATATTTCAAAAATGgaaatttcttcacatttggcacaaacatccaatttgagtcaaggatgaaattattggaatttggtggtcaaaggtcagtgtgacctcacataactgaagaattcatatACTAATTGTGACCAAACACTGCTGAccaaacacaaatgtctaacaggataaaataatgaaggtcaaaaggtcaaaggtcagcttgactgtgacatcatcatgttttaacgtcatatctcaggaacagaaggggagacatttggtcagatactgaattggtgactctaatcttgaaactgtgctgattgtatagatcttctgtgtgtgaagcgtccatGTTTCTGCAGCTTGACGGCATTATGGAGGTTTCAAATTGTATCACCGTCTTTTTGTCCTTTTGCTCCTGTTGTTGTTTCCAGTGTAGTGCTGCTTCTCTGCAATCATGACAAATATTGTCTGTATGAcaaattggagaaaaaaagagcatcTCAGTTAAAGTCCATcaacaaattcaaaatggcttcACAGAttttttgagaaaaataaaacatttaatgtgaatgtttgtttacagtgaATATTTCAGAACCAAACCTTATTagaacataaaacagacaatggCTGCAGTGTCCTTGTGCTGTTTGAAGTAAAGATTCATATCCTATATTTATCATAATGTACAAAGTCAAATGTGATTTTTACCAGTGATTAGTGTATTAATAGTCCTGCAATAAACATGGGAAGCCCCAGAAGCACAGTCATAGGATGATGACTATTTGACTGACATCTCTGCAGGAAGCATTCAGAAAAACTGAACTGATTCACCTGGTCTTCACATAAACTATGTGGATGGGGAGTTGTTCTCAGATTAGACTGCTCATTAAAAATAGTGCTGGGttataataaattattcatCTGATTATCATTTGAATGACCCGATATCGATTCATACAATCCCACATCGATCTTTAAATATTGACTTTTTCCCACAGATGTGTGAAGCTAAATTATGAAGGACCGCAGTATTTAGATGCTCCAACATCACTGGTTTGTCtttctgttactgtttttttacattttggtgtAATTTATTATGATGCTACAgcagcctctcctcctgctgcctgAGGGCTGGCGTTGCTGCATGACTTCTACTAAATATAACCGaatgtgtgttggctaaacgtaaccacatgtgtgtgtcgctaaacgtaaccgtgtgtgtgtgtgttggctaaatgtaaccgtgtgttgttggctaaacgtaaccacatgtgtgtgtcgctaaacgtaaccgtgtgtgtgtgtgttggctaaacgtaaccacgtgtgtgtgtgtgtgtgtgtgtgttggctaaatgtaaccacgtgtgtgtgttggctaaacgtaaccacgtgtgtgtgtgttggctaaacgtaaccacgtgtgtgtgtgtgtgttggctaaacgtaaccacgtgtgtgtgtgtcggctaaacgtaaccacgtgttgttggctaaacgtaaccacatgtgtgtgtcgcTAAAcgtaagcatgtgtgtgtgtcgctaaacgtaaccatgtgtgtgtgtgttggctaaacgtaaccacgtgtgttgttggctaaacgtaaccacatgtgtgtgtcgctaaacgtaaccgtgtgtgtgtgtgttggctaaatgtaaccacgtgtgtgtgtcgctaaacgtaaccatgtgtgtgttggctaaacgtaaccacgtgtgtgtgtgtgtgtgtgttggctaaatgtaaccacgtgtgtgtgtcgctaaacgtaaccatgtgtgtgtgttggctaaacgtaaccacgtgtgtgtgtgtgtgtgtgtgtgtgttggctaaacgtaaccacgtgtgtgtgtcggctaaacgtaaccacatgtgttgttggctaaacgtaaccacatgtgtgtgtcgcTAAAcgtaagcatgtgtgtgtgtcgctaaacgtaaccatgtgtgtgtgttggctaaacgtaaccacgtgtgtgtgtgttggctaaacgtaaccacgtgtgttgttggctaaacgtaaccatgtgtgtgtgtcgctaaacataagcatgtgtgtgtgttggctaaacgtaaccttcagtaactactctaatttgtgtaccttagttccccagtaactactcattcattcctcattaATTCCtaagtaactactctaattttgtttACCTTAGTttctcagtaactactcattagttcctcatgagttcctcagtaactactcttattttgtgtaccttattgtaaagtgtagtcacttgctataataatcatacaTCTGGCATATcttacaaaaatagctgcaaatgttttatagctctcttctttagttttatttaatagtttcaaaacatggactcaaataatgttgcaaaaaatcctgagagaatattgtagctctcaaaccagacaatgtgactgtaaaacatgTAAGCTCTATCTTCtgtaaacattacattttaatacattcaacacatattgtCTGCATTTAAACATtgcaaattcttatgtcaaTACAGAACGTTTCTCCATATTATAATGCCATTAGCGCATTTGATGACACGTCTGATGACGTTTCAAATGACATCGCATATGACATGCGGAAAAATCGCAggacttttgaaaaattgcaagccCCCGCAAATATTGCACTCTTTCGTTGAATTTGCGTTAATTATTGCGATCACAATATcgattttctggagggactgtgTAGCtcatggacagacagtgtgttgtTAGCTGTGGTACCAAATGATTTAAGGACCACAACAGTGTCtaaaaagtgacattttcagGTAGGTTTATATGCTAATGCTGACCAGGCTATTAGAAGTAAGCCGGCTATCTAGTTTGATCATGGATGTAGGCACTGCACTTTTCACTGGTGAGCTTTTGTTTGGTCACTCGTTCAACAAGCTCAGATGATAACAAGACGTCTGTGTGCTAGCCACATAAAAAGGAGACTGGCAGGAAAGCTAACGTGGGTTGTTAACGTTGGattgtttgtgtctcttgtgtaTCAGGCAGCTGAtttctagaaagattttgactTGATGCCTGCCCCTGACTAATCATAAGACTTATGATCAGCAAGAAGAAGGCTTAAGCCTAGACGATGCATTCAGTCTAACTGTTAGGTCGGACCACCAAGTTATGACAGACTTAGTTAAAGACCAGGCGCAAACCCTGTTCGTGCAACCAGCCCCTGGAGACAGAAAACATCATACCTGATGGTGTCCAGCTGTTCCCTCAGAGTCTGGGTCATGTTCACAATGGCGTCAGCTGTATCTCTCAGTGATTGGCTCGCTTCAGTCACATGATTCTTTTCGATCATCTCTTTCCAGCTGTCAATGGCCTCAGGAAGTGCAAACGCCATTCCAACAGCTCCGCCCACAACCTGATGATGAATACCAATCAATACATGATGCACTGTCAATAATCCCAGACTGTCAGCCTCAATCAAACATATGTGTCATAAACACAATACATGTGTATTTATCACTGATGAGAAACAAAACTGTGACATGTAGTTATATGAGGATCATTCTGTGTAATTTACTGTGTAATTATTAAAACATGACAGAATCTTACCATGGTGCCTCCTTTAAGGCCTGTTTTAAATCCAGCTGAAGACACGAGTTTGATGAGCTCTTTAGTTCCTTTTttagcaagagggttcttggtTCTCCAATCAGGTTTGAATATGAAAAATGCCAAAAGACCAATAAGTGCAGCTGCAGCGAATTTGCACAAGTCGTTTGACTGCTGAGAGGCTCCTGCACCAAAGTGGACCTGTGACATTCTCTTAATAATGACATTGAGGTCATCATTGTTGCTGAAATCAATTAACATGTGTTGTGAACTTCGTCTGGCCATGGCTCCCAGAGTTCTCTTCATGACATGTCGGTCAACTTCATCTTCATCTGTGAGGGAAGTCGTCTCCATTATCTCCTTCTTCAGCTGCTGGAACAGTCGCCGGATTGTAGCTGTGATTCCATCACTCTTCTCTTCTATCTTCTGCGCCTTTTTCAGGGTGCTGCTGGACAAGAAGTGCTCAGTGATTTTAGTACCCACAGTTATGGTGACACCTGCGCCTGTAGACACTGCTGCCACACCTATCAATGGAGCAGCTAATCCGGCGGTCAACACAGTGGCCACACCGGCCCCAATCAGAGCTGCAGCTCCCACCACTGACAATGAGCTGCCAACAATTTCACTCGTGTTGCATTTCTCCCTGAGCGCCTCCAGCTCCTGGGCCAGTTTCCTCAGCTGCTCTGCACAGAGCTCCCTCTGCTTGATCCAGGAGTACATCAGCTCCAGCAGCACGTCAGCAGTGGACCTGCTGTCGGCCATGATGAAGCTGTGTGATCAGGTCTGAaagaagagaggcagaggacacaTTGAAATATTTGGTGCAAGTAAAACATCATCAGCAGAAAGTGTTTGCTCAGCTGTCATGAAGAAGTCCATGGAATACAACTGAGAGCCCtgaagtggaccttgagtttaATCCCAGCTGGTACCACGCATCAATATGACAATAGAAAGacgtttttttctccataaaTTACGACTAAATGTTGCTATTCTAAATCAAATTGATGTCCTGACATTGAAATTTAGTCACCTgatgtcacaacctaaattcaaccaaatattgAGGTGTAACGACGTTGATGGCAGCTGGGATTGTTTTTGTTGGACTACTCTCGTTAAGTTACAGAATGAACTCGTACTCTGAAAATGATGTAAAGCCATTTtggtaaataaataatagaggAGTTGAAAGACTGAATTTGTTGTGATGTTTCTGAGAAAATGACGGACTTATAACTAAGCTGTAAAGCAGAAGATAAAGCTGGCAGATTTTTGGTGGTTCAAGGAACTCTCTTGAGAGAAAATATCAGTTTGGTTAATGTGTATGGCCCCAGTGATGATAACCCATCATTTTTTGAGaatatgtttttgttgatggCCTTCCTCGATAATAATGGCAGGTGACTTAAATTGTGCTTCAGACCCAAAGCTTGATCACTCGTCAGGGATGCATACCTCCCATTCtcaaacaagaaagaaaacacaacaatatatGAAAGACCTGAATCTGTGTGACCCATGGAGGACCCAAAACCCCAACAAAAGGGAATACTCATGCTACTCAGCAGTATTCAAAACCCATTCCCGaatagattattttttaatttcctcaTCTCTGCTACCCAGTATAACTAACTGTATATATGATAGTATTGTTTTGTCAGATCATGCCCCAACCTCACTATTTTACAATGTTGTGCAATTGAACAGACACTCTGCTAATTGGCACTTACTCCCTAAATGGTTACAAGATTCTGACTTTATAAAATTTGTAGGAGAACATATTGATCTCTACTTCTCAATAAATACCAATGAAACAACTGCAGCCGTTAGGTGGGAAGCTTTTAAAGCATATATTAGAGGACAAATGATTAGCTTCACCAGCTCTAAATTTAACAAATTCAAACAGACAATGAACGAATTAGACTCCAAAATTAGAGAATTAGAGAGAGATGTTATCATAGATGAttcaacacaaataaaacaggaaCTGCTTACCCTTAAAGTGAAATATGAGGATCTCTCCATGCCTTAGGCTGAAGACAGTCTAATAAGACTGAAACAAACTTTCTATGACCACGGTGAAAAGCCGGGTAAATTGCTAGCTTGGCAGATAAATAAACTTGAATCTGACAGAGCCATCAATACAATTAGGAACGAACAAGGAGAATTATTGACAGATCCCACAGAAATTAATAACACCTTTGTCtcatattataaatatagtaCGCATGTGCCAGCgcgtgcagcctgttgcagtcgctcctgcttgttttctcagttttcttacttttttgctttattaagttTGGTATTTGTGCTGGCTTTTTGGtattgtcattttgaaactgcgCCCTCTCAAAACATGCTGACTGAGAGAGTTGTACTCATTTTCCTCACCCTGGAATTACTTATTTCATTCGGATCCAGCACCATTGCACAACAACTTCATGGCTGCATTGTTTACTCCAGAGATTAGCTGATTGCGCTGAGAACATCGGATATACCAGctgaactgtggaggaaaacacacagaggatgcaggGGAGGAAGTAAACAGCGGCGGAAAAAAGCAGGGTTGAGACAACGGAGGCTTATGGAGAAGAGAAGATATAAGCcgtgtctcccctctctcatcaTGGGCAATGTGAGGTCACTGGCAAATAAGATGGGCGAGCTGACAGCGGTCGCCAAAAGTCAGAAGGAGTACCGGGAATGTAGTCTGatgtgcttcactgagacatggcttcacCAGGACATTCCCGACAACAACGTCTCCATCAGCGGCTTTCAGACTGTTCGGGCTGACCGGGACTGCACCGAGAGCGGTAAGCGCAAAGGAGGGGGGCTTGCTGTTCTCGTAAATAACCGCTGGTGCAGTCCTGACCATATTTCCATTAAGGAGCAAATCTGTTGCccggacattgaactgtttgctgttggactcaggccgtattatttgcccagggagttttcacatgccattattgTGACTGTTTACATCCCCCCCTCTGCCAACCCGACGTCAGCATGTGACGCCATTCACTCCGCCATAGCCCGCCTGCAGACTAAACACCCGAGTGCCTTCATAGCTATCTCGGCTGACTtcaaccatgtcaccatggcaacaacattgcccacattcacacagtatgtgagctgccctaccagagaggagaggacactggacttgctgtatgcaaacgccaaagatgcatacagctgctcccccctcccccctctgggtaggtcagaccacaacctggtgcacctcaacccctgctatgtaccactagtcaagagccagcctgcgaccatgaggacagtgaggagatggtcggaggaggcttatgagtcactgcagggctgttttggtgtgacagactggcaggcactctgtgagccacatggggaggacatcgacgggctcacagaatgcatcacggattacatcagcttctgtgtggactccactgtcccagccaggactgttcattgttacccaaataacaaccgtgggtaacaaaggacatcaaagccatcctcaacacaaagaagagggccttcagagctggtgacagggaggaggtgagaacaatacagggggagctgaagatgaagatcagggaggctaaggagaggtacaggaagaagctggagaggaaactccagcagaacaacatgagagaggtctggagtggaatgaggaccatcactggcttcaggaccaacaaccacagaggagttgaaggcagcgtggacagggccaatgaactgaatctgttttttaacagatttgacactgctggACCTGCCCCCCCCCcgactcttctgctgtctgtcttggtcaaccatctcccactccgccctcctcccccactcctccctctcacacctcaacaccctcctgcttgaccccccctcctcctcctcctcctcctcctcacacctcctccccccgtggtcacactgactgctctctccatcatgaggactacacccctcccccacgtgtcgtcacctccacaatgtgcttcactgctgaccatgtgagaagacagctgatgagactccgctcaaataaggctgcaggccctgatggtgtcag
Protein-coding sequences here:
- the LOC125879308 gene encoding uncharacterized protein LOC125879308, which encodes MADSRSTADVLLELMYSWIKQRELCAEQLRKLAQELEALREKCNTSEIVGSSLSVVGAAALIGAGVATVLTAGLAAPLIGVAAVSTGAGVTITVGTKITEHFLSSSTLKKAQKIEEKSDGITATIRRLFQQLKKEIMETTSLTDEDEVDRHVMKRTLGAMARRSSQHMLIDFSNNDDLNVIIKRMSQVHFGAGASQQSNDLCKFAAAALIGLLAFFIFKPDWRTKNPLAKKGTKELIKLVSSAGFKTGLKGGTMVVGGAVGMAFALPEAIDSWKEMIEKNHVTEASQSLRDTADAIVNMTQTLREQLDTIRQYLS